GGCGGTTTCGCAGGCACTCAGGACAAGCAATTCTAGATCCACAGAATGCTTTTGTGTTTTTTCCCGTAATAGGCGATCGAGATCAGGTAAAGTCAGGGGCTGATCATAGGCCCAAATTTTGGTCTCGTTGGGATCTGAGCTAAATTGGCCGTGGGTCGCTAAATGGAGAATCGCGATCGGGTCGGTATACAATCGGTATTGCAATTCGCTCACCGTAAAATCTTGGTCGAGCAGTGCAATACTGGATGGCTTTAATAAGGGTTGAATGGCTTTAATTTCTGGCTGCACAAAGTTTAACGGCTCAAGGCCATCGACCCTAAAGGCTTCTCCCGCTGCAGCACCTGAAATGAGCGCTTGGCTCCGTTTCAGGTCTAAGGCCTTGAGCGGGCGAATATAGGAACCGGGAATATAGGCAATTGTATAGTCCTCAATTAAATAGCGATCGTGTTCATCTTGTAGCAGGGCGAAGGGAATACCTTGTAGGTCGCTATCTACGACAAACAGCAGATTACCTGATGTTGGCAGATAGGGACGAATCGGTTGCAAAATTTTCTGATAAAGGCTCTTAGCGGTGGCAGTCAGACGATGATTACCTGCTAAGGTTTCAGCCCGCCAGTGAGAGGATCCAAGGATAGTTTGCATCACATTAAATGGCGTTCTCAGCTCATGCCAAGTACCCATATAGGATTGTAGAGTCTGATGGGGTCGATTAACGATAATGAGGACTTTATCAGCTGCTTTTAAACTAATCAGATAAATAATGGTATCCGCTTGTTTAGCGGCTGCCTCTTCAAGCACAACTTTCATCTCACTACTATAGAGGCCGCATTTCAAAAAGTTCTCTAACTCCACTTGCTGAAAGTTTTTATTGACTTTAATAATCTCACGTAGCGTCTCCGGGGTCGGTTGTGGCGCTTGTTCCAGATAAAGGGCAATTAACTCGCGATAAATTGGCTCAATTTTATTACGGAAAGAAAATAGCAAATCGGAGCTATTATATAAAACTTCCTTGCGAACACTTTCCAGATCTACGATCGCGGCTTGATAGGCAGCAATGGCAGCCTTGATATCTCCTAGACGCTGATAAATTTTTCCTAGCTGGTGTTGTTCGCGAAACGTGATTTCATCTGCGTTCAGACGTTGGGCGAGCAAAAGCCCTTGCTCAGTATAGGTTTTAGCTTGCCAGAGGTGGCCCATTTCCTGATGAAGATTGCCTAACTCTGTCAGGGCGATCGCCTGGAGGCGGGGGTTGTCAAGCTGCTTGGCTAGGGTCAGGGCTTCGGTAGTTAGTTGAAAGGCAATTTCGGTAAAATTTTGTCCCAGGTCTTGAGACTGCATTAGACCTTGGGCAAATTTGAGACGAGCATAGAAACCATCGATCGCGGATAAGCCAGAAAATAGATCTGAAGTATCTAATAAACTGGCGATCGTGCTTTGCTTAGAATTTTTGACATCAATGATTTGTTGTTTTTCTGTGTCTGATTGCAGATAGTTCTGATTGGCATTGAGCCATTGTTCATATTCAATCAAAAAACTTAGCTGATTGATGCGTAAAAGATTACTGATATGCGGTTCTTCTGGATAACGGTTAACAACGGTAATGGCTCGATGGTAATGATCAAGGACTTGTTTGGCTGTGTCAATTACCCTTCGCCGATCGCGCTCTAGCTTGTTATCCCGGCGATCGGCGATTTCTTGGGTACTTCGATAAAATAAAACCTTGAGGTTACTTAAACTTAAATAGTCCCTGGCAATTTCTGGGGCTAATTGCAACGTGCTGGCAATATCTAAGCTTTTACTGAGGAGTTGTTTAGCTACTTCAATTTCCCCTAATTTCCGCAGAGATTCACTAGCGACTCGTAATCCCAGGGCCATGATGGGGGTTGGGGTCAGTTGCTCAAATTGCTGAGTGAGGTGATATTTCTCTGCATCAGGTAGATAATTTTGGAGATCGCGCAAGTGGCAAAGCTCTGAGATCCGGGTTAATTGGATCGCAGTGAGTGAGGTGGTGCAGGCTTGGCGATCGTGGCCCAGGGCTAACCAGGCAAGGCTACGATTAATCTGACTACCCGCAATGCCATCTGCATACTGTAGGTCTTGATAAAGTTTAAGTGCCTGACCCCAGGTTTGCAGGGCGGCTTCCGGCTGGCCATTGTTTAACTGTTCATGGCCCTGAGCCGTGAGTTGGGCCGCTTGTTGGCGTAGGTTTTCAACCCGATCGGCGGTTGTGGCCACAGCAAAGGCAGACGGGGCTTGAGGCGATGGGGGGGGCTGAGCAACCGCAGCAGCAGCGATACAGAGGAGGGTAACCAAAACGACTAAAAAGAGGAACCGCAGGTGCGAGCGCTTGCCGTTGAATCGCATCACTAACTCCGATTTTCGGTGGGGGTAAGCTGAGGGCAGCTATGGTGAGGATGCCCCGATCGCAGGGCCGGATTAAACCCGTTGGCCCCAACTAACTCAATCTGGCCATCCGCATTCATTTGCCAACTCGCGGCTTCAACGATCGCCTTTGGGAGAATAGGCTTATCTGAAATACGGTCTGGACGATTGGTGGCGATCGGGGCCACGGGGTCAGACCATCCCCCCATACTGGGCAGGGTTCCCCCAACTTCCGGCGGCAATCCTCCCCGGCCCACATCTTGGTAACGCGAGATGCCCGACTCGCCTGCGGAGACGCTACGGGAACGACAGCCCGTTTCCACTGGCGGTAGGTCTTGAAAAGTGGGGAGGGTGGCCAATACTCCTCGACCCGGATCACGCTCCAGGATAGTTAGCTCAATCTGACCATCAAATTCCGGTCCCAGGGCAGAACTGGCGGTAATGTCACTATTCGGGGTGAGTTCGCGTCGGGCCCCTGTCCCAAAGATCCCCTGGGCTGCAATGCGCACCCGGCCCCCCGGCCCCCCCAGGGAGTTGGCGGAAATATCACTATTTCCCAGGGCAGTTAGCAAACTTGTGGTGATGAAAATATTGCCCCCAGTGGTTGTTTGGGCGGCATTGGTAGTAATTTGGCTGCCGCGACGCAGTTGGAGATTTCTCGTATTGATTTCAATATTGCCAAACTCACCAGAGATAACTTCAGCCGTTATTTTTCCATCACTGAGTTGAATTAAGGGTGAACGAATGATCACACTACCGGCATTTCCCGGCCCAGTATTGTTAACTCCAATCTCGCCCCCATCTCGAATGATAAGTTCCGGTGTCATGAGGATAATGCTGCCCGCATCTCCTTCGAGAGGATAAGGATTCTCTTCAAAGGTGCCACCATCCGCTCGAATAGCACTACCATCTCGTTCACGGAAACAATTGCATTTTCCCACGACTTCAATACGATCGAAAGCAGTAATAATCACATCGCCTGCATTACCAATTCCTCTCGTTGACGAGTAAATTGCAGCACCATCTTGCACAATTAAGCGATTAGTATTTATTCTTAGCTTCCCAGCCTCTCCTAATGACAATGTACTGGTGTTTAGTGCGGAAGGAATTGGCCCTTCCGGATTATCAAAAGGAATCGATGATTGACCAGAAATGATAATTAAATCAGCATTGATCGTCATATCTCCGGAAGTACCTATATCGCTATAATTACTTGTATTGATCTGGCTACCTCCTTCCAGATTTAAATTTCGAGCATTAATGATGAGATCGCCAGCATTTCCCTCGCCGATCGTTTCTGTAATAACAATACTCACACCAAAAACAAGCCTTAGACTTCTGATGAGTGCTATGGAAAGATTTTCTGTACTTTTTAAGGAAATGTCTTCCGCATTAATTCTGATTTCGCCACCTTGTCCTTTGTCCAGGGTAATGGCAACGATATAACTGCCATTCAGGGATAAATTTTTTGTGTTGATGTCTAGATCACCCGCTTTACCTATGCCATCCGTACCAGTGGCAAGAATTGCGTTTTCGAATCGGATATCATTAGCTACGTCAACCTTAAGGTTCCCCCCTTGACCATCACCAAACACTAAGGTCATAATAGCCGTTCCGCTATCAATAGATAATCTATCTGATGTGATGCTTAAATCTCCTGAATTCCCGATTCCAAAACTTAAACTAAAAATACCATCATCTTCAATAGGCAGATTCAGACCCTCAGATTGACCAGCGGTTTCTGCTATCCCATATTCCAGTAAACCTGTGATCCGTTCCGGGAGGTTACTCTCACCTCGAATTTCAATGGAATTGGCTTGAATGGCAATGTCACCTGCATTGCCTGCCCCCAGAGTTAGAGATGTGATAAAGGATTTGTCCTGAAGTTTAAGATCCCTGGCCCGAATGACAATACCCACGCCATCCTGATCGCCGATCGTATTGGCCGTAATCGCCGATCGCTCCCGTAGCACCACCTGATCGCCATGCACGGCAATCCGCCCCCCTCCTGGCCCGGTGGCATCGATTCGGGCCTGATTTTGCATCACCACATCCCGAAAAGCCTGCACCTGGGAAAAGTCAAGCTGATAGCCCAACGGATTCGCCGCTAAGCCCACATAACTCCCACGTTCGACCCCAGACACCTCCACATTGCCAGCCAGCGCCACCAGGTTGCCGTCCAACGTGACATCCCCGCCTACTAAGGCCAACGTTTGCCCCGGTAGCACCTCTAACCCACTCATTCGGTTGACAGTGGCATTCATCGGAACAAGATGACGGGCCGCATTGGCGATCGTGCCTCCCTGTTGCCCAAATTGCAGCCCGATCGGCGTTGAAATCGTGAGCAAGCTAGGTTGATCAACGCTATCTGTCCGAAACTCCGTATTATCAGCAAATTTCAAACCAGTGGCGGTTGTCGCAAAAAATGAGCCGCCTACTTCTAGCCGTGCATTGGGGCCAAAGACAATCCCATTGGGATTCAGAAGGAAAAAATTAGCGGGACTGGCCGATCGCAGGGTGCCCTGAATATCCGAGATTGATTGCCCTGTGACCCGGCTGATAATGTTGTCGATCTGGGCCGTTTGAATAAAGTCCGCGATCGTGCCGTTGGGGATTGAAAAGCTTTCAAAGCTATGGAAAAGGTTACGGCCCGCGATCGTGCCTTCTGTGATTTGGTAGATATTGCCTTGTTGGGAGACGACGGAATGATTGGGGAGTGTACGATCGGGTATTATTTGGGCATAACTTCGATTATCGTAACCACTGGAAATAACCAACGGGATAGCAATTAAAGCAGGCCAAATTTTCATATCCGTAACCTGATCTAGGTAGGTGGGTGCCATTAAACTGAAGCCCCTGCCCAGGCTAAAAGGGCCGAGAGGGGGTTGAGCGTAAAAGCCCACTCTGATTGGGCGACTGACACAACTTGAACCGCCCTCACCCCAACTTCTCTCCCAGAGCGGGCAAGGTGCTCATCGCGCCAGGGTTTTGAGTGAAAGTCCCTTCGGGTGCATCTCACTTGTGCGGCCCTCACCCTAAATCCCTCTCCCAGAGCGGGAGAGGGACTTGAAAATCCAGCTCCCCTTCTCTCAAGTGGGGAGAAGGGGTTGGGGGATGAGGGCCGCATCTTGCCCAACTGAGATGCTCCCGTCCCTTTAGGAGTGAGGATAGAGCAGTGAGCAGCGAGGGCAACTGAGTGACTATCTCTTTTCTCTCTCCTCTCTCCTCGTGAAAGGGGAAAACGTTTGTCGGTCAACCAGGGGTATACCTCATGCAGCAGCCATTCTCAACACTTAAGCCCAGGCTAATTGTAGGGCCACCGCATTATCAATCAACGCTAGCGTGCCCTCGTCCGTTACGGCACTAAAACGACGAATGTAGCGTTGCACCGGCAGGGGCAGGTGGGGAAACTCAAACAGGGCATCCCCATCGGCAATGTCGGCCCAGAAGTAGCGCAAATCCGGCGCGATCGCCGTCGCTTCTCCGAGCGGCAAATTCAACGGTGGTTCCGTCAGCAGGCGCACCATAAACCCCAAACTGCGATCGCCCATCCACTCCCGCGAGTGATTCTGCAAATGGACTAAGTCCGGTACCTGCGTCACCCGATGGGATTCCACCTCCAGCCAGGACTGACCGTGGCGATCGCGGTGCAACGTCAACACCCGATAGGGATGGGGATAGCTCACCAGCGACCCCGTGGTAATTTCATACATCCCGGCCTGATGGGCAATATCCTGAACGTGCAAGTGGCCCGTAAACAGGAGTTGCACCCCTGCCGATCGCAGTAATCGCAGCAAGACAGGGGCATTCTCCAGCATGTACCGCCGCCCCATCCCATGCCACGACTGACCCGGAATATGTTCCAACACATTATGGTGAATCATAACCAGGACCAACTCATCCGGGTCCAACGTCGCCAGCACCGCCGCTAACCACCGTAATTGGGCCTCGTCCATCCGTCCCACCTGGTTCCCCTCCCCATCAAACTGGTTCGAGTTAAGGGCAATCAGCCGCACCCCCGGTACCAATTCACAGGTGTAGTAAAGCTGTTCTGGATTGGCATAGCCACAGTGGCGATAGTAGTAGGGAAAATCGGACAGCCCGATCGCCGTCGCCGTTGCATGGGGCGAAATCACGTCATGATTACCGGGAATCACATAGGCGGGGAAGGGTAACCGCGCGAGGCGATCGGCCAGCCAGCGATGATTATCCGGTTCCCCATGCTGCGTTAAATCCCCCGGCAACAGTAAAAAATCCAGGTCCAACGCGCTCAAGTGATCCAGAATTCCCTCCAGCGCCGGAATGCTCACCTCCACCAGATGAAACCGACCGGGGTGGTCCCAAATTGTATGGGGAAGGGCAATGTGGGGATCACTCACGATCGCAAAGCGGAACACCACAGCCATAGGTCTTAAAATCAGGTCTTAAAATTGGGATCAACAGCAATGGGGAAAAATCAACGCATTCGCAGGCCATCCCCATACACTCACCATACCCTTGATGATCCTAAAGTTGTTTTTTTGTCGTTATCTCCCATTCTGCCCGTGGCTGCCGTTCGTGTTCGTCAACATGTCAATCCCCTCAGTCAACGTTACCAACAACCCCTGGCGCTACCTGATTGGTCAACCGTCTTCGCTGACCCTACTCGTCCTCTTTGGTTAGATATTGGCTGTGGGCGCGGCTATTTTGTCGAACAGATGGCACAACTAGAGCGCGATGCTCCGACAGCGACACGCTGCGGTAACTTCCTGGGGGTTGAGATTCGGGAACCCCTGGTAGAGCAGGCCAACCACCGGCGCGATGCCCTTCACCTGACTAACCTGCACTATCTCTTCTACAACGCTAACGTGGGCCTCCGTGCCCTGCTGGACTCCCTCCCCCTAGGGACCCTGCAAACCGTTTCCATCCAATTCCCCGATCCCTGGTTCAAAAAACGCCACCAGAAACGACGCGTCGTTCAACCTGAACTGGTGGCCGATCTCGCCGCAACCTTACCCCCAGGCGGCGAAGTGTTTCTACAATCGGATATAGAGGCCGTTGCCCAGGAAATGTACGATCGCTTCTTGGCACATCCTGCCTTTGTACGCCAAGGCCCCCTCTGGCTGCCCGACAATCCTCTGCCCGTGATGACAGAACGGGAGCGATCGACCCTCGCACGGGGAGCACCCGTCTATCGCGTACTCTTAAAACGCCAACCTGACTAGCCCTGCCGAACAGAGCCTGTCACAATAGGCCATCCCCCGGCTCACAACTCATACGGAAGTTATGTAGAAGTCATATATAGTCATTGCAATTTAGGCTGAAACAACACCCTCATCCCCAGCCCCTCTCCCAGAGGGGGAGAGGGGAGTGAAAACTGTATCGTTCTTATTTGGATTGACCATAGAAGTCATATATGCAAGTCGAGTTTCGCGAATTTAACCCCTTTGATGTCTGGTTGTGGCTGGAACTGGAGCAGCCCCCCCAGGAAATGGAAAAGCAATACCTCGAAACCCTGTTTGATTCCTGGTTCTTCCTCGGCAAACTGGGCGGCTTCAACGCCGAAAACCTTCAGGTTCAGGAAACCGGCCTAGAGCTAAGCTACCTCACCTACGACCTAGAGCAGTCGCAGGGAAGCTTTATGGCCCTGATGCACAACGCCAGTGACCTGGAATATCAGGATAACTGGGCACGCGCCTGGTTTGATCTGGGCACCAGTGACGCGATCGCCCTTGATGTCCTGATTAATGCCCTCCAGCAACTCAGCGCCGAATATGTCCCGATCGTGCGCCTGATCGTCGGCGGGGAGAACGAAGACTGGCCCATCCCCGATCGTGAGGAAGATGATTTCGATGCGGACAGCCGCGCTCAAGGGCTGTATAACTGAAACAGAACTGAAACAGGCGCAAGCGATGTCCTAATCGGGATACCAAAACATGCCGCGAATGCCTTCCGGATCTGGCACAAACCCCAAACCTCTGTAAAAATCAACCACATGGGGATCAGCAAACAGCGTAATGTTGCTGATGTCCTCACTGCGCAGCTTTTTGATTACTTGTTTCATCAGGGCTTTTCCCAAACCTTTTCCCTGGTAATCTGGGTGGACAACCACATCCCAGAGGGTAGCATTGAAGGCATGATCTGACGTTGCTCGTGAAAAGCCAATTAGCCGTCGCTTAGTTCCGCGTTGCTCCCACATGGAAACAACCAGGAAACTATACTGAAGGGCTTTTTTGACCTTCCGTAGGGGACGGCGGGACCAGCCCACAGCATCGCAAAGCTCCTCCAGCTCATAAAGATCAATGTCGCGATCGGTACTGAAAAAGATATGAACATTACGATCTGTGCTGTGTTGCAACGTTTCAACCGATGGATGACTGATGCCAGCCGCATTGTGGCGCTGGGCCTGGGCCGACTTGGGCATCGACGACGAGTTCGGGCTGCTAAACCAGCTTTTCCAGAAAACCATGCAGACAGCTTAGGGTGGTAAACGTTTCGGATGTCAGTATCTAGATAGTATATCCTCCCTCCCCTTTTCCCAATGACGGCTCCCGGTCTAAAAGCATCCACCCTGGAACTCCTCAAGCGCTTCAACCGAGCGTTTCCCCAGTTTTATGAGCAATTCGTGAGCAGTGAGATCCAGCTTCAGAACCTGCGATTGGCCTATCAACTCTATAAAACCCGGCAGGCCGTGATTGAACTGAAGCCGGAGGGCAGTAAAAGTGCGCTCCAGTTTGCCTACCGCAACCAGTCCTTTCTGCTCAGCGATATTTTTGGGGTGCTGGCGGCCTATGGCCTCACGGTCCATAGTCTAAGCCTTTACGGCCAGATCTATCCCCCCATGCTCGTCTTCGTCAAGCTGGTGGTCTCCCGTGGGGGTAAGGCCCTGACGGAGAAAACGTCGGAAAATGTTTGTCGGGCGATCCGGGAAGCCCTGGCCGGCCACTTCGAGGTGGAGGAAATGCTGGCGGTGGAGTTTAACCTGGATGCGGGGCTGGAGCAGGTGGAAACTGAGTTTTATGTGGACCCCGTGTTCCATCTCCCGGCATTACTGATCGAAGCCGATAACCAGCCAGGCTTGTTCTATAAGGTCATGTACGCCATCTGGCAGGAGGATTTATTGGTGGTGAATGCGAACCTACTGGTTTGGCGCGGGCGCACGCGGCTCATCCTGTATTTATTGGGTCCCAATGAAAGCCTGATCCCGGAATATTTGGGCCAAAAGATTGCGGAGGGGGTCCGCCAGCGGTTAATGGGACGTTAGGGTATAGGATGAAAATTATGGATATTACGCTGATCAATGGCATTCCCTGTGCATACGAGTTAACCGAAGCCCCAGCCCAGTCCCCTACCCTGGTGTTTGTGCATGGTTGGCTGTTGAGCCGCCACTACTGGCAACCGCTGGTAGCCCGCTTAGCAGCGACCTATTCGTGTTTAACCTATGACCTGCGGGGATTTGGGGACTCCCAGTTGGCTCATGCGGCACCCGGAATGCGGCGATCGTACCCCACCCGTGCGATGGGTCCAGACTCCCCCTACTCACTCCAAGCCTATGCTCAGGATTTGGCCGATTTGCTGCAAACCCTGAATTTATCGAATGTTTGGCTCGTGGGCCATTCCCTGGGAGGGAGCATTGCCCTGTGGACTGCGCAACAGCAGCCAGCCGCGATCGCCGGGGTCATCTGCCTCAATGCGGGGGGTGGGATTTATCTCAAAGAAGATTTTGAACGCTTTCGCTCGGCGGGGACCCAGTTGGTCAAATATCGTCCCCGGTGGCTGGGGCAGGTGCCCTTTTTGGACACGCTCTTTGCCCGCCTCAATGTGGCCCGTCCACTCGATCGGGCCTGGGGTCGCCAACGTATCCGGGATTTTGTCAACGCTTGTCCTGAAGCGGCCCTCGGCAGTCTGCTGGACTCCACCACCGAGGCTGAAGTCCATCGCCTGCCCCACCTCGTCGCCCACCTCCACCAACCCGTTTACTTTATTGCCGGCGATCAGGATGAGGTGATGCCGCCCCAATATGTCCGGCATCTGGCCAGTTTCCATCCCCTCTTTGCTGCAACTGGACAGAATGTGTTGGAGTTGTCTAACTGCGGTCATTTGGCAATGCTGGAGCAGCCTGATGCGGTCGCCGATCAGATCAGGACGATCGTCACCACCCGTTGTCCCAGTTCCTATCCCAGTTAACGGCTAACCTGCCGAACGCTCATTACGACGCTCATTACATTGCCTAAGCTCTATCGTTGCAATTTTACAATTCCTATCCCCAATTTCCGCATCCCTCGTCCCGATCGCCCATCTGCTACCGCCGCTTATCGTGCCTCGTAGAATTTCCTATCGGGAGTGATTCAGTTTGCCAGCCGTCGAACGCTATACTAGCGGTTGGTTTAATTAATAGTCTGTAACGATCGCTGGCCAGTACGGATGCGCTCGCAGCGCGGTAGGCGAAGGTACTTGCCCGTTGCAGTCCCACGGTGGGCGATCGCGATAGTGAGTGACCGATCCAGGCAGGACACACTGAGCAAACCGCTATGAACTCAGGAATCGACTTACAGGGCAGTTTTATTCAGATTTTGGAAGGGTTGGGACTGCCGCCCGGTTTGGCTAAAACCCTATGGCTTCCCTTCCCGATGCTATTGATGGTAACCGTGGCTCTGGTGGGCGTATTGGTAGCTGTCTGGCTGGAGCGTAAAATTTCCGCTGCGGCCCAGCAACGGATTGGCCCGGAGTTTATTGGCCCCTTTGGGCTACTGGCGCCGTTGGCCGATGGCCTCAAGCTGGTATTTAAGGAAGATATCGTACCCGCTAAGGCAGATCCAGTTCTCTTTACCCTGGGGCCAGTGCTGGTGGTAGTGCCCATTTTCCTGTCGTATCTCATCGTTCCCTTTGGACAAAATCTGGTCATCACTGATTTGAGTGTAGGGGTGTTCCTGTGGGTGGCTCTGTCCAGTGTGGCCCCGATCGGTCTGCTGATGTCAGGCTATTCGTCTAACAATAAATACTCGCTACTGGGGGGCCTGCGGGC
This DNA window, taken from Trichothermofontia sichuanensis B231, encodes the following:
- a CDS encoding CHAT domain-containing protein; this translates as MRFNGKRSHLRFLFLVVLVTLLCIAAAAVAQPPPSPQAPSAFAVATTADRVENLRQQAAQLTAQGHEQLNNGQPEAALQTWGQALKLYQDLQYADGIAGSQINRSLAWLALGHDRQACTTSLTAIQLTRISELCHLRDLQNYLPDAEKYHLTQQFEQLTPTPIMALGLRVASESLRKLGEIEVAKQLLSKSLDIASTLQLAPEIARDYLSLSNLKVLFYRSTQEIADRRDNKLERDRRRVIDTAKQVLDHYHRAITVVNRYPEEPHISNLLRINQLSFLIEYEQWLNANQNYLQSDTEKQQIIDVKNSKQSTIASLLDTSDLFSGLSAIDGFYARLKFAQGLMQSQDLGQNFTEIAFQLTTEALTLAKQLDNPRLQAIALTELGNLHQEMGHLWQAKTYTEQGLLLAQRLNADEITFREQHQLGKIYQRLGDIKAAIAAYQAAIVDLESVRKEVLYNSSDLLFSFRNKIEPIYRELIALYLEQAPQPTPETLREIIKVNKNFQQVELENFLKCGLYSSEMKVVLEEAAAKQADTIIYLISLKAADKVLIIVNRPHQTLQSYMGTWHELRTPFNVMQTILGSSHWRAETLAGNHRLTATAKSLYQKILQPIRPYLPTSGNLLFVVDSDLQGIPFALLQDEHDRYLIEDYTIAYIPGSYIRPLKALDLKRSQALISGAAAGEAFRVDGLEPLNFVQPEIKAIQPLLKPSSIALLDQDFTVSELQYRLYTDPIAILHLATHGQFSSDPNETKIWAYDQPLTLPDLDRLLREKTQKHSVDLELLVLSACETAKDDRRGGLGLAGVAIRAGARSTVGSLWQVNDESTALLMQQFYRSLRQGESRAESLCHAQLTLLHHPDPQYHHPYHWAAFILVGSWT
- a CDS encoding beta strand repeat-containing protein; this encodes MKIWPALIAIPLVISSGYDNRSYAQIIPDRTLPNHSVVSQQGNIYQITEGTIAGRNLFHSFESFSIPNGTIADFIQTAQIDNIISRVTGQSISDIQGTLRSASPANFFLLNPNGIVFGPNARLEVGGSFFATTATGLKFADNTEFRTDSVDQPSLLTISTPIGLQFGQQGGTIANAARHLVPMNATVNRMSGLEVLPGQTLALVGGDVTLDGNLVALAGNVEVSGVERGSYVGLAANPLGYQLDFSQVQAFRDVVMQNQARIDATGPGGGRIAVHGDQVVLRERSAITANTIGDQDGVGIVIRARDLKLQDKSFITSLTLGAGNAGDIAIQANSIEIRGESNLPERITGLLEYGIAETAGQSEGLNLPIEDDGIFSLSFGIGNSGDLSITSDRLSIDSGTAIMTLVFGDGQGGNLKVDVANDIRFENAILATGTDGIGKAGDLDINTKNLSLNGSYIVAITLDKGQGGEIRINAEDISLKSTENLSIALIRSLRLVFGVSIVITETIGEGNAGDLIINARNLNLEGGSQINTSNYSDIGTSGDMTINADLIIISGQSSIPFDNPEGPIPSALNTSTLSLGEAGKLRINTNRLIVQDGAAIYSSTRGIGNAGDVIITAFDRIEVVGKCNCFRERDGSAIRADGGTFEENPYPLEGDAGSIILMTPELIIRDGGEIGVNNTGPGNAGSVIIRSPLIQLSDGKITAEVISGEFGNIEINTRNLQLRRGSQITTNAAQTTTGGNIFITTSLLTALGNSDISANSLGGPGGRVRIAAQGIFGTGARRELTPNSDITASSALGPEFDGQIELTILERDPGRGVLATLPTFQDLPPVETGCRSRSVSAGESGISRYQDVGRGGLPPEVGGTLPSMGGWSDPVAPIATNRPDRISDKPILPKAIVEAASWQMNADGQIELVGANGFNPALRSGHPHHSCPQLTPTENRS
- a CDS encoding metallophosphoesterase family protein, which codes for MAVVFRFAIVSDPHIALPHTIWDHPGRFHLVEVSIPALEGILDHLSALDLDFLLLPGDLTQHGEPDNHRWLADRLARLPFPAYVIPGNHDVISPHATATAIGLSDFPYYYRHCGYANPEQLYYTCELVPGVRLIALNSNQFDGEGNQVGRMDEAQLRWLAAVLATLDPDELVLVMIHHNVLEHIPGQSWHGMGRRYMLENAPVLLRLLRSAGVQLLFTGHLHVQDIAHQAGMYEITTGSLVSYPHPYRVLTLHRDRHGQSWLEVESHRVTQVPDLVHLQNHSREWMGDRSLGFMVRLLTEPPLNLPLGEATAIAPDLRYFWADIADGDALFEFPHLPLPVQRYIRRFSAVTDEGTLALIDNAVALQLAWA
- the trmB gene encoding tRNA (guanosine(46)-N7)-methyltransferase TrmB; this translates as MAAVRVRQHVNPLSQRYQQPLALPDWSTVFADPTRPLWLDIGCGRGYFVEQMAQLERDAPTATRCGNFLGVEIREPLVEQANHRRDALHLTNLHYLFYNANVGLRALLDSLPLGTLQTVSIQFPDPWFKKRHQKRRVVQPELVADLAATLPPGGEVFLQSDIEAVAQEMYDRFLAHPAFVRQGPLWLPDNPLPVMTERERSTLARGAPVYRVLLKRQPD
- a CDS encoding DUF3531 family protein, whose translation is MQVEFREFNPFDVWLWLELEQPPQEMEKQYLETLFDSWFFLGKLGGFNAENLQVQETGLELSYLTYDLEQSQGSFMALMHNASDLEYQDNWARAWFDLGTSDAIALDVLINALQQLSAEYVPIVRLIVGGENEDWPIPDREEDDFDADSRAQGLYN
- a CDS encoding GNAT family N-acetyltransferase, encoding MPKSAQAQRHNAAGISHPSVETLQHSTDRNVHIFFSTDRDIDLYELEELCDAVGWSRRPLRKVKKALQYSFLVVSMWEQRGTKRRLIGFSRATSDHAFNATLWDVVVHPDYQGKGLGKALMKQVIKKLRSEDISNITLFADPHVVDFYRGLGFVPDPEGIRGMFWYPD
- a CDS encoding alpha/beta fold hydrolase; protein product: MDITLINGIPCAYELTEAPAQSPTLVFVHGWLLSRHYWQPLVARLAATYSCLTYDLRGFGDSQLAHAAPGMRRSYPTRAMGPDSPYSLQAYAQDLADLLQTLNLSNVWLVGHSLGGSIALWTAQQQPAAIAGVICLNAGGGIYLKEDFERFRSAGTQLVKYRPRWLGQVPFLDTLFARLNVARPLDRAWGRQRIRDFVNACPEAALGSLLDSTTEAEVHRLPHLVAHLHQPVYFIAGDQDEVMPPQYVRHLASFHPLFAATGQNVLELSNCGHLAMLEQPDAVADQIRTIVTTRCPSSYPS